From Pirellulales bacterium, one genomic window encodes:
- a CDS encoding serine/threonine protein kinase → MSLLDSFKTILSGGKCDVRTRFELMREAISGTMSEFHMARDRKTGKIVGLKVLDAKKTSEFESRFKGLKKPSEGKIASEFDHPRIVKTLEHGTTTTGQQYLVMEFLDGPGLNSLIIARDPLLDGNRVTLIRQAAEALGALHAAGYIHRDVCPRNFVCTPDAKSLKLIDFGLTVPATEAFMQPGNRTGTPNYMAPELVRRQKTDHRLDIFSFGITAYELCTFDLPWERCADGRGAMGHATRPPYPILDRNPHVHPVLAKAISDCIEQNPARRPASLDHFLNQIKRVDREFVK, encoded by the coding sequence ATGAGTTTGCTCGACAGCTTCAAGACGATCCTTTCTGGCGGCAAGTGCGATGTGCGCACGCGCTTCGAACTGATGCGCGAGGCGATCTCCGGCACCATGTCGGAGTTTCACATGGCTCGCGATCGCAAGACCGGCAAGATCGTGGGGCTGAAGGTCTTGGACGCCAAGAAGACCTCGGAGTTCGAGTCGCGGTTCAAAGGCCTCAAGAAACCAAGCGAAGGCAAGATCGCCAGCGAGTTCGACCATCCACGGATCGTCAAGACGCTCGAGCATGGCACGACGACAACTGGCCAGCAGTATCTGGTGATGGAGTTTCTCGACGGGCCGGGGCTCAACTCGCTGATTATTGCCCGCGACCCGCTGCTGGATGGCAACCGGGTGACGCTCATTCGCCAGGCGGCCGAGGCGCTGGGCGCGTTGCACGCTGCGGGTTACATCCACCGCGACGTTTGCCCGCGCAATTTTGTCTGCACGCCCGACGCCAAGTCGCTGAAGTTGATCGACTTTGGCCTGACGGTGCCGGCGACCGAGGCGTTCATGCAACCCGGCAACCGCACCGGCACGCCCAACTACATGGCGCCCGAGTTGGTGCGCCGGCAAAAGACCGATCACCGGTTGGATATCTTCAGCTTTGGCATCACGGCCTACGAGCTATGCACTTTTGACTTGCCGTGGGAACGCTGCGCCGACGGTCGCGGCGCGATGGGGCACGCCACGCGTCCGCCGTATCCGATTTTGGATCGCAATCCGCACGTGCATCCAGTGCTGGCCAAGGCGATCAGCGACTGTATCGAGCAGAATCCGGCTCGGAGGCCAGCTTCGCTGGACCATTTTCTGAACCAGATCAAGCGCGTCGATCGCGAGTTCGTGAAATAG
- a CDS encoding aminotransferase class V-fold PLP-dependent enzyme, translating to MADVYDALGLRPAINAAGTLTRLSGCALPAEVAEAMRAAVRSHVRIDELQAAVGRRIAELTASEAAIVTSGAAAGLTLAAAAAIAGNDFSKMDRLPDTTGLAAEIIVPRSHRNGYDHAVRAAGARLVEVGVAERNRDPQAWEMEAAITQNTVAVAYCAGFSELPLEMVVEVAHRRALPVIVDASATLPPIAQLTAFTTAGADLVAYSGGKGLRGPQASGILCGRRELIASAALQMLDMDWNEDLWNPPPTLIPPEWTGRGVPNHGVGRAMKVGREEIVGLWAALERFVRMDEAAEAARLLAMARHIAAAVECLAAVEIDQRQPCRPRLELKLTVADHAIRLIRALETGAPPIFVGQGQVERGIVEIDPYCLGDGEEVVVARRITELLSRPT from the coding sequence ATGGCGGATGTTTACGACGCTCTGGGACTGCGGCCGGCGATCAACGCGGCCGGGACGTTGACGCGGCTATCAGGCTGCGCGCTGCCGGCGGAAGTGGCCGAGGCGATGCGCGCTGCCGTGCGGAGCCACGTTCGCATCGACGAGTTGCAAGCGGCCGTGGGGCGGCGCATTGCTGAGTTGACGGCGAGCGAGGCGGCGATTGTCACCAGCGGCGCCGCCGCAGGTTTGACCTTGGCCGCGGCCGCCGCGATCGCGGGCAATGATTTTTCCAAGATGGATCGGCTGCCCGACACGACGGGACTGGCGGCGGAGATCATCGTGCCACGTTCGCACCGCAATGGCTATGACCATGCGGTGCGCGCGGCGGGGGCGCGGCTGGTCGAAGTGGGTGTGGCGGAACGCAATCGCGATCCGCAGGCGTGGGAGATGGAGGCCGCGATCACGCAAAACACGGTGGCGGTCGCGTACTGCGCGGGCTTTTCGGAGTTGCCGCTGGAGATGGTTGTTGAGGTCGCGCATCGGCGCGCGCTGCCGGTGATTGTCGACGCCTCGGCCACGTTGCCGCCGATCGCCCAGCTAACAGCGTTCACCACCGCCGGCGCCGATCTGGTGGCTTACTCGGGCGGCAAGGGACTGCGCGGCCCCCAGGCATCGGGCATCCTATGTGGCCGGCGAGAACTGATCGCGTCGGCCGCGCTGCAGATGCTGGATATGGACTGGAATGAAGATCTTTGGAATCCACCGCCAACATTGATCCCGCCCGAGTGGACCGGTCGCGGCGTGCCGAATCACGGCGTTGGTCGCGCGATGAAGGTGGGTCGCGAGGAGATCGTGGGGTTGTGGGCGGCGCTGGAGCGATTTGTGCGCATGGACGAAGCGGCGGAGGCCGCGCGGCTTCTCGCGATGGCGCGGCACATTGCCGCGGCCGTCGAATGTCTTGCCGCGGTCGAGATCGATCAACGTCAGCCATGCCGCCCGCGCTTGGAATTGAAGCTCACGGTCGCCGACCACGCGATTAGGCTGATTCGCGCGCTGGAAACTGGCGCGCCGCCGATCTTTGTTGGACAGGGCCAGGTCGAGCGCGGCATCGTGGAGATCGATCCCTACTGCCTCGGCGACGGCGAAGAAGTGGTTGTAGCGCGGCGCATCACGGAACTGTTGTCGCGGCCAACCTAA
- a CDS encoding SMC-Scp complex subunit ScpB, translating to MSEKPKSESQSAGLDLSAFQQAPDQGGLSLDQLNAAFAQMLGQGVDPYVPPPVADPLAPEALLADPREVANDAPASDAPLTPRGIVEALLFVGAPDNAPLTAETVAAQMRGVRAAEVDALVRELAAEYRANGCPYAVITSGAGYRLELRREFCAVRDRCFQKSRRVRLSAAATEVLSIVAYNQPATKDQIDRLRGKSSAALLRQLVHRQLLEVERDPDAPRIQRYQTTDRFLDLYNLAGLHELPKNDDIERR from the coding sequence ATGAGCGAAAAACCGAAATCCGAGTCTCAGTCCGCCGGGCTCGATCTATCGGCGTTTCAACAAGCTCCCGATCAAGGCGGGCTGTCGCTCGATCAATTGAACGCGGCCTTTGCCCAGATGTTGGGACAAGGCGTCGATCCCTATGTGCCGCCGCCAGTGGCCGATCCGCTGGCGCCCGAGGCGCTGCTGGCCGACCCGCGCGAAGTGGCCAACGACGCTCCCGCGAGCGACGCCCCCCTCACGCCGCGCGGCATTGTGGAGGCCTTGCTCTTTGTCGGCGCGCCAGACAACGCGCCTCTCACCGCCGAAACGGTGGCGGCGCAGATGCGTGGCGTGCGCGCGGCCGAGGTCGACGCGCTGGTCCGCGAACTGGCGGCAGAATATCGCGCCAATGGGTGTCCCTACGCGGTGATCACCAGCGGCGCCGGCTATCGACTGGAACTGCGGCGCGAGTTCTGCGCGGTTCGCGACCGCTGTTTTCAGAAGTCGCGCCGCGTGCGACTGTCGGCCGCCGCGACCGAGGTGTTGTCGATCGTCGCCTACAATCAGCCCGCCACCAAGGATCAAATCGATCGCCTGCGCGGCAAATCGAGCGCCGCGCTGTTGCGGCAACTTGTGCATCGACAATTATTGGAGGTGGAGCGCGACCCCGATGCCCCTCGCATCCAGCGCTATCAAACGACCGATCGCTTCTTGGATCTCTACAATCTCGCAGGCTTGCACGAATTGCCCAAGAACGACGACATCGAACGACGTTAG